TCATCCGGCACGATCTGCGTACGACGCGGGGTCGCATGCTTATCCCGAATGGCTTTCAGCTCCGCCTTGATGATGGTAAGCACCCGTTTTTCGCTTTTCAGAATGTCCACCAGATCTTCGATCTTTTTGAGCAGCTCGGCATATTCCTGCTTGATCTTTTCACGTTCCAACCCGACCAATTGATAGAGGCGCAGCTCGAGGATCGCGTCAATCTGCTGCTCACTGAACAGATAGCGTCCATTGACCAGGCGCGCTTCGCTGCGGATCATGATGCCGAATTTTTCGACATTCTTGCGCGTGAACTCATAGCCCATCAATTTCAGGCGGGCTTCGTCGCGCGTTTTGGACTCGCGGATCAGTCGGATGAACTCATCCATGTTCGCCATCGCGATCAGGAAGCCTTCCAGCACCTCGGCGCGCTTCTCCGCGTTCAACAGCTCAAACCTGGTCCTGCGAATGATCACCTCACGCCGGTGCTCAATGTAGCAAACGATCAATTCCTTGAGGTTGAGAACCTTGGGCCGGCGCTGGTCAATCGCCAGCATGTTGGATGAAAAGCTCGATTCCAACGACGTCAGCTTGAACAGATTGTTGATGACAACCTTGACGGCCGCATCGCGTTTTAACTCGATAACCACGCGCGTGTTTTCATCCGACTCATCGCGGATCGCCGTGATGTCGCCCAGCGTTTTTTCATTTACGAGTTCGGCGATGCGTTCCACCAGGGTGGCGCGGTTGACGTTGAACGGGATTTCATCCAGGACGATGATTTCCTTGCCGCCCTTCATTTCCTCGGTGTGCAGTTTGCCCCGGATTTTGACCGTCCCGCGGCCGGTCTTGAAATAGGACTTGATGCCGTCCATGCCGAGAATCGAGCAGCCGGTCGGAAAATCAGGGCCCTTGATATATTTGATCAACGCTTCCTGCTTCATCTCCGGGTTGTCGATCACCGCGCAAATGCCATCGATCACCTCGCCCAGGTTGTGTGGCGGGATGTTGGTCGCCATGCCAACCGCGATGCCGGTTCCGCCGTTGACCAACAGATTGGGGAACGCGGCGGGAAACACCACTGGCTCGGTCAAACGCTCGTCATAGTTCGGGACGAAATCGACCGTGTCCTTGTCCATGTCCTCCATCAGGCTGCCGCCCAGCGCGGTCAAACGGGCCTCGGTATAACGCATGGCTGCCGGAGGATCGCCTTCCACGGAGCCGAAGTTCCCCTGCGGGTCGATCAACGGATCGCGCATCGCCCAGGGCTGGGCCATGTGCACGAGAGTCGGATAAATCACGGCCTCGCCGTGCGGATGGTAGTTGCCCGAGGTGTCACCGCAAATCTTGGCGCACTTCATGTGCTTGCGGCCCGGGTACAAATTCAATTCATGCATCGCGTACAAGATGCGGCGCTGGGAAGGCTTCAAACCGTCCCGCACATCCGGCAACGCGCGGGAAATGATGACCGACATCGAGTAGTCCAGGAACGAGTCCTTGATCTCGTCTGCCACATTGATCTTTTCCACCTTCTCGTTCTGCGCAAAAAGCGAGCCGGACATTCTGATTTCATCTGCCATAATTTTTTCCAATTAACCTATAAAACGGGTATTCCAAGCCGCTGGGCGGCCGCCATCATCCGCGCATCGTTGGTGACGAGCGGAAAATCCTGTGCCAAATCGCAAGCCGCCAGGTGAAGCGCATCCAGCGAACGCAGCGGAACGGCTGGATGGCAACTTTGCATCATCTGCTGTGCTTTGCGAAAAGATGTGCTGTCTGCGGGCAGTAGTTTTAGTTCAGCCGAGTTCACCTGCCTCGTGAACCCTGTCCATGCGGCTTGCCGCGCTTCAAATGTTATTCTCCCGTTCCGTTCCTTGGCAAGCAGCGCGCTGAACACCTCGGTGTAGGCCAGTTCCAAACTGGCCGAGGGCTGGCCATCCACCAAGGCGATGTAATGTTCGCTATCCGGTTCCGGCGTCAATAGTTTGACAATGATGCTGCTATCCAAATACATGTGGGTCACCAGCGTTCGTCACGTTCCGCCCGGATCAACTCGGTTGAGAAGGGGCCTGCTGTTTGCATGGGCATGGAAGCCAGCAACTCACGATCCACCCGGAAAGGCTTGCGTTTCGGAGCAGAATCCACCGGCACCAAGCGGGCTTTGGGCTTGCCGTCACTGGTAATAACAACCTCCTTGCCCCCCGCCACCAGTTCCAACAAAGCTGACAAGTGTGCCTTGGCGGAACGGATGTTGATCGAAGGCCCGAAGGACGGAAGCACCATGACAGCGTCCCTGACCCGCGCCGATGAAGACCCAGTGGGGAGCTTGTATTTTATGACCTTCTGCTTTTTCATACTCTAAATGTAGTCACAAGTGGTCTCAATGTCAATATATTTCGAATCCTCACGTGACTACACGTCCAGATTCCGCACATTCAACGCGTTGTCCTCAATAAACTGTCGGCGCGGCTCGACTTCGTCGCCCATCAGCGTGGTAAACATTTCCTCCGCCTCGACGGCATCCGTCAAATCCACCCGCAGGAGCTTGCGGCGATCGGGATTCATCGTGGTCTCAAACAGCTCCTTGGCGTTCATTTCACCCAAGCCCTTGAACCGCTTGATTTGCACACCCCGGCGTCCGATCTCCAAAATCCCTTCAAGAATCTCCGGCAAGGCATGCAACGGTTTCGTCTTTGCATCGTCCCCCTCACCTTCCACCAGTTCGTAGAGCGGCTTTCCCTGTGAGGAATAATGCTCAACCCTCAAGCCCTTCTTTTCCAATTTATCAAGCAGCACCAGGATGGCCTTGCTTTCCGTCAGGACAACGTAACGCGCACGGCGCGTCGGGCCGCTTTTCTTCTTTTCAGCAGCTTCCTCTGCCGACTCTTCTCCGAAAATTCCAAGGTCCGGATTGTTCTTCGCAAACTTCGCCAGTTCCTCGTCCGTATGGAAATAATTCACGGACTCCTCATTGCCCTCGCGGATGCGCACCAGATGGTGTGGGAGTTCGCCTGACTTCTTATTGCGGGTTTCCAGATACGCCTCAAAATCGCCGCCGTGGCGCTTGATGCTGGTGGCATACTTGTCCAACTGCTGCAGCAATTCCAGAATCTCCGCCAATTGTTTCTGGTTGAATTCCTTTTTGTCCGCAAGGCTGCGAAGTTTCACGTCCTCCGTCCCGAGCTGGATCAAAATCTCGGTCATCTGGTGGTCGTCCTCGACATATTCCTCGCGCTTCTTTCTCCGGATCTGGTACAGCGGTGGCTGTGCGATATAAACATACCCCTGCTTGATGAGGAGCGGCATTTGGCGATAAAAGAATGTCAGCAACAGCGTGCGGATGTGCGAGCCATCCACGTCGGCATCGGTCATGATGATGATCTTGTGATAGCGCAGCCGCTCCATATTGAAGGCACCCTCGCCGTCGCCATCGCCGATTCCCGTGCCGATGGCCGTGATCATGGTCCGGATTTCGTTGTTCTGCAGCACCTTGTCCAGGCGCGCCTTCTCCACGTTGATGAGCTTGCCTCGGATCGGAAGAATCGCCTGGAACTTGCGGTCGCGCCCCTGCTTGGCCGAGCCGCCGGCTGAGTCGCCCTCGACAATGTACAATTCCGTGTTTGCCGGGTCGCGGTCCGAGCAATCGGCCAGCTTGCCGGGCAGGCCGCCGGTCCCAAGGGCGGTTTTGCGCACCGCTTCGCGGGCTTTGCGCGCAGCTTCGCGGGCACGGGCCGCAGTCAGCGCCTTGTCCACGATTTTCTTCGCAACGGACGGGTTGGAATCGAAAAAGCTCATCAGCCCTTCGTAGATGGCCGAGGCCGCAACGCTTTCAACCTCCGGTGAGAGAAGTTTCACCTTGGTCTGCGACTCGAATTTCGGGTCGCTGTGCTTGATGGAGATCACCGCAGCCAAGCCCTCGCGCACGTCATCGCCTGAAATCGCGGGGTCTTTTTCCTTCAGGATATTGTTGGACTTGGCGTACTGGTTGATTGACCGCGTCAATGCCGTCCTGAAACCGGAAAGGTGCGTGCCGCCATCCGGGTTATGCACCGTGTTGGTATAACAAAGCACCATTTCGCTGTAGCCGTCGTTGTACTGCAGCACCGCATCCAGATGCACCTCGACTTTTTTCTCCGCTGTCTCCACATCAGTCTGTTTGCGGATGATGACCGGCTTGGAGTGCACGGGAACTTTGCTTTTGTTCAGCTGCTTGATGAACTCCTCAATGCCGTCCTTGTAATAGTAAACTTCCGGCTCGCTCTTTGGCGTGCGTTCATCGAGGAAGGTAATTTTCAGTCCGGAATTCAAAAAGGCCAGTTCACGCAGACGCTGGGTGATCCGGTCCGACTTGAATTCCATGGTCTCCTTGAATATCTCATTGTCCGGCTTGAAGGTGATAAGGGTGCCGGTCGATTTGCTTTTGCCGATCACTTCAAGCTTTTGGGTCGTCTTGCCGCGCTCAAAAGCCATGTGATAGACCTTGCCGTTGCGCGACACCTCCACCTCAAACCATTCGGAAACCGCGTTGACGCATTTGGCGCCAACGCCGTGAGTGCCGCCTGAAAATTTGTAACCGCCCTGCCCGTATTTGCCGCCGCTGTGGAGGGTTGTTAGCACCAGTTCAACGCCGGGTATTTTGTATTGGGGATGCGGATCCACCGGAATGCCGCGCCCGTTGTCGCGGATGGAAATCGAGCCATCCACATGGATCACGACCTCAATCTTGTCGCAATGGCCGGCCAGATGTTCGTCCACCGAATTGTCCAGCACCTCCGAAACGCAATGGTGCAGAGCCCGTTCATCGGTCCCGCCGATATACATTCCCGGCTTCTTCCGGACTGCTTCCAAGCCTTCCAGTTTGCCCAATTTCGATGAATCATAATGATCTGGCATATCGGGAAATATTCTCAAAAACAAGCAGTGTCAGCAACCTAATTCTGGAGAAAAATCGCATCACAACCCATTAATTTTGAATGGGTTATGCGGCTTGCAAACATGCGCTGTGCGGAAGGAAAATGAAAGGCCCCGGAACCGCTTCGACAGCTCCGGGGCCAGCTTACTAACAAGGGAAACTGGATCAACTGCAACCGAGAGAAGATCCGCAATTCAAACAAGTGGCGCATGAGCCCGTATGCTTGATCTTGCTGCTGCCGCATTCCGGACAAGCCATCCCATCGCGGTAGCGTACCGTCAGCCCATCGCTCTCTTTTTCTCCGGAATGGCGTATCGCCATCTTGTGGACATTGGCTGTGGGCGAGTCATGCTCCACCGCCAATTCGGGCACCGGCCTATTTAACGTTTTTTTTTCAGCCTCCCGCACTTCCTTCATCGGGAATTCGGGCTGGTTGAAGTTCGGCGAATTGGCCTCGCGGTAACCCTCGATAAACTGGCAGCCCAGCCAGCGGAAAATGTAATCCGTGATCGACTTCGCAATCGGGATGTCGGGATTCTTTGTAAACCCGCTGGGTTCATACCGCGTATGGGCGAACTTCTTGACCAATGCCTCCAACGGAACGCCATACTGGAGCGAGAGCGAAACCATCGTGCCCAACGCATCCATCAGGCCGCCGATTGTGCTGCCTTCCTTGGCCATCGTGATGAAAACCTCACCCGGCTGCTTGTCATCAAACAAGCCCACTGTGATGTATCCTTCATGGCCTGCGATATCGAACTTGTGCGTGATGGAAATACGTGTGTCGCTCATACGGCGGCGCACGGGCCGGGGCATTTCGGCAACCACGGGCGCCGGAGCTTCATCCTTGCCGCCCATGTCCTTCGTCTTTTTCGTGTTCAGCGGGGCCGAACGCTTCGATCCGTCGCGGTAAATGGCGATGGCTTTCAAGCCCAGTTTCCACCCTTCGATGTAGGTGTTCATGATGTCCTCGACCGTGGCCGTGCTCGGCAGGTTCACCGTCTTGGAAATGGCGCCGCTCAGGAACGGCTGCGCCGCGGCCATCATGCGAATATGCCCTTTATAGTGGAGGGACCGGGTTCCATTGGCCGGTTTGAAGGCGCAATCGAAAACCGCAAGGTGTTCTTCCTTCAACGCCGGGGCTCCTTCGATGGTGTCATTTTTGTCAATATACTCAACCATGGCAGCGGTCTGTTCGTCCGAATACCCCAGGTTTTTCAACGCCTGCGGGACCATCTGGTTGACAATCTTCAGCATGCCGCCGCCCGCGAGAAGCTTGTACTTCACCAGCGCAATGTCAGGCTCGATGCCGGTCGTGTCGCAGTCCATCAGGAAACCGATGGTCCCGGTCGGGGCCAGTACGGTCACCTGCGCGTTGCGGTACCCGTGTTCATGCCCCTTTTCAAGGGCTTCATCCCAGGCGTTGCGCGCCGCTTCCTGCAGGTAGGCCGGGCAGCTCGGGTCGATATGATCCACGCTCTGGCGGTGCAACCGGATGACCTCCAGCATGGACTCCACATTGTCCTTGGACAAGGGCTTATCGATGTTGAAACAGCGCGCATCCCGGTAGCCCGGGAACGGGCCGACATGCGACGCCAGCTCGGCGCTGACTTCGTAGGCATGGCCGGTCATGATGGCGGTCAGGGCGCCCGCCAGCCCGCGGGCCTCGTCGGAATCATAACCATATCCATAACTCATGATAAGCGAACCAAGATTCGCGTAGCCCAGGCCCAAGGTGCGATAAATATGGGAGTTGACCGTGATGGCCGCCGTCGGATAACAGGCGTTGTCCACCAGGATTTCCTGAGCGGTAATGAAGATGCGCACCGCCGCCTTGTAGCGTTCCACATCGAAGGTTCCATCCTCCTTTTTGAATTTGACGAGGTTCAGCGATGCCAGATTGCAGGCCGTGTCGTTGAGGAAGAGGTATTCCGAGCACGGGTTGGTGGAATGCTGGCGGTCGGTGCCCTTGCAGGTGTGCCACTTGTGGATCGTGTCGTCAAATTGCATGCCCGGGTCCCCGCAGGTCCAGGTGCCTTCGGCGATTTTTCTTAACAACTCTCTGGCGCTCTTTTTCTCCACCTTGCGGTTGCCCATCACGGTGCGCGTCCACCACTCCCCGTCCTTCATGGCTGCTTCGACAAAGCTGTCACTGGCGCGGACGGTCAGATTTTCGTTCTGATACATCACGGAACCGTAGGCGTCGCCGTTGAAATTGCCGTCGTACCCCTGCTCAATGAGCGCCCAGGCCTTTTTCTCTTCCTTCATCTTGCACTCGATGAATTCCTCAATGTCCGGGTGCCAGTCCTTGAGCGTGTTCATCTTGGCCGCGCGGCGGGTTTTGCCGCCCGATTTCACCACATTGGCGATCTGGTCATAGACCTTTAAAAACGACAACGGCCCGCTGGGGCGCCCGCCGCCGCTCATTTTTTCGCGGGTGGAACGGATGGTTGAAAGGTCCGTGCCCGTGCCCGAACCAAACTTGAACAGCATGGCCTCGCTGCGCGCCAGTTCCATGATGGATTCCATGTTGTCATCCACGCTCTGGATGAAACACGCGCTGCACTGCGGCTTTTCATATTGGGTCGCCGCGCGCTCAGCCTTGCCGGATTCGCGATTGTAGAAAAAATTGCCGCGGCCGCTGGTTTTGCCGGTGCCATACTGGTGGTGCAAGCCCACGTTGAACCAGACCGGCGAATTAAACGCGCCGAACTGGTTGACGCAAAGCCAGGTCAGCTCTTCATAAAAAATCTCAGCGTCTTCCTTCGAGGCAAAATAGCCGTCGGCGATTCCCCAATCCGCGACCGTCCGCGTCACGCGATGGATCAACTGCTTGATGGAGTTTTCCCGGCCGCCCTTCGCCGGGTCAGTGCCATGCGAGATGTCGCCATAAAAATATTTTGAAACCGCTATCTTCGTGGCCAGAAGGCTCCAGGATTTCGGGACCTCAACATTCTCCTGCTTGAAAATAATTTTGCCGCCGTCATCCGCGATTTCAGCGGTTCGGAGCTCCCACTCGATCTCATCATACGGATGCACGCCGTCCCGGCTAAACACACGTTTAAAACTCATGCCTGTGCCTGTGGGAGCGGTTTGGCGTCTCCCCAATTTACCGGTTGCAGGCTCGTTTGTGCGTGAAATTTTGCTGGAAGCTTGGATCATACTTTTCCCTCAGATATCTAATTTAGCTTAACTATTCAAATGTTCTATGTACTTGTCGTGAAATCTACTCAAAATCCGACGATGAATTGCGAAAGTAACTCTACTAATTGTAGTGTCAAACCAAAATCTCGTCAAATATCCACAATATGTGGATAGAATGCGAATATCCTGTGGATATCAGGATTGGGGCGACATTTGGGCTTCGCTCTTGCCTTTCACAACCCATTGCAGCGGGCAACCTTCCAGATCAAACTCGGCCCGGACCTGGCGTTCCAGGTAACGCTGGTAGTCCGGCGTCCATAATTTCTTGTCGTTTATAAAGGCCACAAGCGTGGGAATTTCAACCCCCTCTTTCTTCGGGGAAACATAGTAAATCTTCATGGATTTACCCAGATTCGAGGCCGGATTCTGCAGGCTGAGCGCCTTTTGGATCACTCGATTCAAAATACCCGTCGGCAAAGCCTGCAATTTGAGTGCCCTGATTTTTTTCATCGCCTGCAGCCAAAGCTCCAGGCCCTTGCCTGACTCAGCGCTAATAAACAACACTGGCGCATAGCTGACAAAAAACAGCTCCCGGCGCACGGCTTCCTCATATTCCTTGCGGAACTCCTGGTCGTTCGTGGCTTTTGCCTGCTTCAACGCTTCCTTCGACACCAAATCCCATTTGTTCACCAAAATGACGCAGGGCTTGGCCGCGTCCTGGATCAATCCCGCGATCTTCTTTTCCTGTACACTGACACCTTGCAAAGCGTCAACAACCAGCACGCAAAGATGCGACCGGTTGATCGTGTGGGCCGTCCGCCCGGTCATGGCCTGCTCCAGTTCATCCTTGATGCGGCCCTTCTTCCGCATGCCGGCCGTATCCACAAAGCAATACGACTGCCCGTAGTGCGTGAACTCCACATCCACCGCATCACGCGTCGTGCCGGCAATCGGGCTGACAATGACACGGTCCTCTTTCAACAGCGCGTTGATCAGGGAGGATTTCCCCACATTAGGCCGCCCCACCATGGCCACCCGGAATTGCGTCTCGGATCTATCGGGCGGCGCCTCCCCGGCAGTCCAGTTTTCAGCCAGGGCCGACATGAGTTCGTCCATTCCCAGCCCGTGCGCCGCCGAAATCGGAAACACCTTGGAAAATCCAAGCCGGTAAAACTCGGATGCGGCATCCGCCTGCTTTCCGGAATCAACCTTGTTCACCACCAAAAAAATGCGCTTCTTCTGCGCCCTGCGAAGCTTGGAAGCCACCGCGGCATCCAGCGGATTCAGCCCGTCCCGCCCGTCCACCACCAGCAAGATGTCCGAAGCCGTTTCCATGGCAATATCGACCTCGCGCTGGATGGCCTCTTCAAAACCTGACTGGTCCTCGAGACCTATCCCACCGGTATCCACCAATGTGAACGGATGCCCCTGCCAGACGCAATCATGGCTGACCCGGTCCCGCGTCACCCCCGGGAAATCATAAACCAGGGAAATCTGCTTTCGCGCAATCCGGTTGAACAGCGCCGATTTGCCGACATTCGGCCTCCCCACAATTGCAACGATCGGACTCATGTAAAAAGCCTCAATGGCGCGACCCGCCGGACACGGTCGCGGCGCTGCCATTGGCCAGTTGGATGCCGCGCGACATATAGACAACCAGTGAAATAAAGGTGAAAAGCCCGGCCAACCACACCATCTGGCGGATGGGCAAAAAACTCAGCTTCAACAAAATGGCTGACACAGTTGCCAGTTGCAGGCAGGTGGCAACCTTGCCGGTCCAGTGGGGTATGACCTGGATCTTGTGGTTCAGAACATGCAGCACCAAAAACCCCACAAGCTGGATCGCGTCGCGCCCGAGCACCAGAACCAAAAACCAGAGTGGCAAATGGTTCAATCCCGGCACTTTAATAAAACTCAATGTGACAATCGCCGAAAGCATCAGCGCCTTGTCCGCAATCGGGTCCAGGAGCGCGCCGATTTCACTCCTCTGTTTGTACTTGCGCGCGATCCAGCCATCCAACGCATCGGAAACGGATGCCGCCAAAAAAGCCCCGACCGCAATCCACCGGAACAATTCCTGGTGCGACGGCAGGTCGTAGTACAACAACCCCGCGATAAACACGGGGATGAGCAAAATCCGGAAAATGGTGATGTACGTCGCGAAAGTCATGTGCCAGGTTTTCTGAATTCTAAATTCTGCATTCTTCCATTTTCACTGCGCTTCCGCGCTCGCGACGGATGTCGCGAATTGCGTCTTTGCGTTAAATCTTCCCCTCATCCAGCATCCGCAAGGTCCGGTTCAGCCGCGACAGCACGCGTTCCTTGCCCATCACTTCCAGCATGGGATACAACGAAGGCCCGATCGGGCGCCCGGAAACGCCCAAACGGCACGGATGCACAAACGCGGCCGTTTTCAACCCACCCGCCGTTGCCGATTCCACCAGGGCTGCCTCCAAAGCCTCAGCCTTCCATGAGGACAGTTGCGTAAATTTTGCGATCAACTCCCGGAGCCGCTCCACCGCCACATCCGCTTTCAATGTCTTGGCCACTGCCTTGGGATCGTATGCAAATTCCTCATTCAAAAACGGCTCAATCCATTCCGGCAAATCGCGGCCCAGCTTGATTTTTTCCCGAATAACATCCAACGCACCCTGCAAATAAGCGGCGTCGATTTTCGAAATATCCACTCCCTTGTGCGCCAGATAGTGGCGCGCATATTCATGGTAGGCCTGCGG
Above is a window of Candidatus Methylacidiphilales bacterium DNA encoding:
- the gyrA gene encoding DNA gyrase subunit A, whose translation is MADEIRMSGSLFAQNEKVEKINVADEIKDSFLDYSMSVIISRALPDVRDGLKPSQRRILYAMHELNLYPGRKHMKCAKICGDTSGNYHPHGEAVIYPTLVHMAQPWAMRDPLIDPQGNFGSVEGDPPAAMRYTEARLTALGGSLMEDMDKDTVDFVPNYDERLTEPVVFPAAFPNLLVNGGTGIAVGMATNIPPHNLGEVIDGICAVIDNPEMKQEALIKYIKGPDFPTGCSILGMDGIKSYFKTGRGTVKIRGKLHTEEMKGGKEIIVLDEIPFNVNRATLVERIAELVNEKTLGDITAIRDESDENTRVVIELKRDAAVKVVINNLFKLTSLESSFSSNMLAIDQRRPKVLNLKELIVCYIEHRREVIIRRTRFELLNAEKRAEVLEGFLIAMANMDEFIRLIRESKTRDEARLKLMGYEFTRKNVEKFGIMIRSEARLVNGRYLFSEQQIDAILELRLYQLVGLEREKIKQEYAELLKKIEDLVDILKSEKRVLTIIKAELKAIRDKHATPRRTQIVPDEGEMAIEDLIANEGVIITLTHSGLVKRTAISSYRAQRRGGKGVIGQTTRTVEAEEDSDFVEHLFTASTHDYLMFFTNSGRVYVERVHEIPEGSRSAKGRNIANVLQLQSTEKVVALLRVESKRGANGDDVTWSSGEQFVFFATKLGTVKKTPLDQYANFRKGGIIAIGIESGDALISVKLTSGHDEAVLITSDGMSIRFNEEDVRSMGRPAGGVRGITLEKKDEVVALSIVDAKATLLVAGEQGIGKRTAFDEYRQQSRGGKGIITMKTGEKTGRVVGALTVTDSDEIMLITAKGQMVRTPVKDIRECGRNTQGVKLVTFDRGDKLVAIAPVVVSEDAEPEAEL
- a CDS encoding type II toxin-antitoxin system VapC family toxin; protein product: MYLDSSIIVKLLTPEPDSEHYIALVDGQPSASLELAYTEVFSALLAKERNGRITFEARQAAWTGFTRQVNSAELKLLPADSTSFRKAQQMMQSCHPAVPLRSLDALHLAACDLAQDFPLVTNDARMMAAAQRLGIPVL
- the der gene encoding ribosome biogenesis GTPase Der codes for the protein MSPIVAIVGRPNVGKSALFNRIARKQISLVYDFPGVTRDRVSHDCVWQGHPFTLVDTGGIGLEDQSGFEEAIQREVDIAMETASDILLVVDGRDGLNPLDAAVASKLRRAQKKRIFLVVNKVDSGKQADAASEFYRLGFSKVFPISAAHGLGMDELMSALAENWTAGEAPPDRSETQFRVAMVGRPNVGKSSLINALLKEDRVIVSPIAGTTRDAVDVEFTHYGQSYCFVDTAGMRKKGRIKDELEQAMTGRTAHTINRSHLCVLVVDALQGVSVQEKKIAGLIQDAAKPCVILVNKWDLVSKEALKQAKATNDQEFRKEYEEAVRRELFFVSYAPVLFISAESGKGLELWLQAMKKIRALKLQALPTGILNRVIQKALSLQNPASNLGKSMKIYYVSPKKEGVEIPTLVAFINDKKLWTPDYQRYLERQVRAEFDLEGCPLQWVVKGKSEAQMSPQS
- a CDS encoding CDP-alcohol phosphatidyltransferase family protein; protein product: MTFATYITIFRILLIPVFIAGLLYYDLPSHQELFRWIAVGAFLAASVSDALDGWIARKYKQRSEIGALLDPIADKALMLSAIVTLSFIKVPGLNHLPLWFLVLVLGRDAIQLVGFLVLHVLNHKIQVIPHWTGKVATCLQLATVSAILLKLSFLPIRQMVWLAGLFTFISLVVYMSRGIQLANGSAATVSGGSRH
- the gyrB gene encoding DNA topoisomerase (ATP-hydrolyzing) subunit B, whose protein sequence is MPDHYDSSKLGKLEGLEAVRKKPGMYIGGTDERALHHCVSEVLDNSVDEHLAGHCDKIEVVIHVDGSISIRDNGRGIPVDPHPQYKIPGVELVLTTLHSGGKYGQGGYKFSGGTHGVGAKCVNAVSEWFEVEVSRNGKVYHMAFERGKTTQKLEVIGKSKSTGTLITFKPDNEIFKETMEFKSDRITQRLRELAFLNSGLKITFLDERTPKSEPEVYYYKDGIEEFIKQLNKSKVPVHSKPVIIRKQTDVETAEKKVEVHLDAVLQYNDGYSEMVLCYTNTVHNPDGGTHLSGFRTALTRSINQYAKSNNILKEKDPAISGDDVREGLAAVISIKHSDPKFESQTKVKLLSPEVESVAASAIYEGLMSFFDSNPSVAKKIVDKALTAARAREAARKAREAVRKTALGTGGLPGKLADCSDRDPANTELYIVEGDSAGGSAKQGRDRKFQAILPIRGKLINVEKARLDKVLQNNEIRTMITAIGTGIGDGDGEGAFNMERLRYHKIIIMTDADVDGSHIRTLLLTFFYRQMPLLIKQGYVYIAQPPLYQIRRKKREEYVEDDHQMTEILIQLGTEDVKLRSLADKKEFNQKQLAEILELLQQLDKYATSIKRHGGDFEAYLETRNKKSGELPHHLVRIREGNEESVNYFHTDEELAKFAKNNPDLGIFGEESAEEAAEKKKSGPTRRARYVVLTESKAILVLLDKLEKKGLRVEHYSSQGKPLYELVEGEGDDAKTKPLHALPEILEGILEIGRRGVQIKRFKGLGEMNAKELFETTMNPDRRKLLRVDLTDAVEAEEMFTTLMGDEVEPRRQFIEDNALNVRNLDV
- a CDS encoding type II toxin-antitoxin system prevent-host-death family antitoxin; this translates as MKKQKVIKYKLPTGSSSARVRDAVMVLPSFGPSINIRSAKAHLSALLELVAGGKEVVITSDGKPKARLVPVDSAPKRKPFRVDRELLASMPMQTAGPFSTELIRAERDERW
- a CDS encoding vitamin B12-dependent ribonucleotide reductase, whose amino-acid sequence is MIQASSKISRTNEPATGKLGRRQTAPTGTGMSFKRVFSRDGVHPYDEIEWELRTAEIADDGGKIIFKQENVEVPKSWSLLATKIAVSKYFYGDISHGTDPAKGGRENSIKQLIHRVTRTVADWGIADGYFASKEDAEIFYEELTWLCVNQFGAFNSPVWFNVGLHHQYGTGKTSGRGNFFYNRESGKAERAATQYEKPQCSACFIQSVDDNMESIMELARSEAMLFKFGSGTGTDLSTIRSTREKMSGGGRPSGPLSFLKVYDQIANVVKSGGKTRRAAKMNTLKDWHPDIEEFIECKMKEEKKAWALIEQGYDGNFNGDAYGSVMYQNENLTVRASDSFVEAAMKDGEWWTRTVMGNRKVEKKSARELLRKIAEGTWTCGDPGMQFDDTIHKWHTCKGTDRQHSTNPCSEYLFLNDTACNLASLNLVKFKKEDGTFDVERYKAAVRIFITAQEILVDNACYPTAAITVNSHIYRTLGLGYANLGSLIMSYGYGYDSDEARGLAGALTAIMTGHAYEVSAELASHVGPFPGYRDARCFNIDKPLSKDNVESMLEVIRLHRQSVDHIDPSCPAYLQEAARNAWDEALEKGHEHGYRNAQVTVLAPTGTIGFLMDCDTTGIEPDIALVKYKLLAGGGMLKIVNQMVPQALKNLGYSDEQTAAMVEYIDKNDTIEGAPALKEEHLAVFDCAFKPANGTRSLHYKGHIRMMAAAQPFLSGAISKTVNLPSTATVEDIMNTYIEGWKLGLKAIAIYRDGSKRSAPLNTKKTKDMGGKDEAPAPVVAEMPRPVRRRMSDTRISITHKFDIAGHEGYITVGLFDDKQPGEVFITMAKEGSTIGGLMDALGTMVSLSLQYGVPLEALVKKFAHTRYEPSGFTKNPDIPIAKSITDYIFRWLGCQFIEGYREANSPNFNQPEFPMKEVREAEKKTLNRPVPELAVEHDSPTANVHKMAIRHSGEKESDGLTVRYRDGMACPECGSSKIKHTGSCATCLNCGSSLGCS